In Polaribacter sp. Hel_I_88, the following proteins share a genomic window:
- a CDS encoding bacteriorhodopsin-like — MSLFTNFLVVTKIAPDDYVGFTFFVGCMAMMAASVFFFLSMSSFDKKWRTSILVSGLITFIAAVHYWYMRDYWAANAESPTFFRYVDWVLTVPLMCVEFFLILKVAGAKKSLMWRLIFLSVVMLVTGYMGEVLYRDQAWFWGLVSGIAYFVIVYDIWLGQAKKLAVAAGGPVLKAHKTLCWFVLVGWAIYPIGYMAGTPGWYESIFGGWNLDVIYNIGDAINKIGFGLVIYNLAVQGSEGIKK, encoded by the coding sequence ATGAGTTTATTTACAAATTTTTTAGTTGTGACAAAAATTGCACCAGATGATTATGTAGGTTTTACATTTTTCGTAGGCTGCATGGCTATGATGGCTGCATCAGTGTTTTTCTTTTTATCAATGAGTAGTTTTGATAAAAAATGGAGGACATCAATTTTAGTCTCTGGTTTAATTACCTTTATTGCTGCTGTGCATTATTGGTACATGAGAGATTATTGGGCTGCAAATGCAGAATCACCAACATTTTTTAGATATGTTGATTGGGTTTTAACGGTTCCATTAATGTGTGTTGAGTTCTTTTTAATATTAAAAGTTGCAGGAGCAAAAAAATCTCTTATGTGGCGTTTAATTTTCTTATCTGTAGTAATGCTAGTTACTGGATATATGGGAGAGGTTCTTTATAGAGATCAAGCTTGGTTCTGGGGATTAGTTTCTGGTATTGCTTATTTTGTAATTGTTTATGATATTTGGTTAGGACAAGCAAAAAAATTAGCAGTAGCTGCTGGTGGACCAGTATTGAAAGCGCATAAAACTTTATGTTGGTTTGTTTTAGTTGGTTGGGCAATTTACCCTATTGGATATATGGCTGGAACTCCAGGATGGTACGAAAGTATTTTTGGAGGATGGAACTTAGACGTTATTTACAACATTGGAGATGCCATTAACAAAATTGGATTTGGATTGGTTATTTATAACTTAGCAGTTCAAGGTTCAGAAGGAATAAAGAAATAA
- a CDS encoding Brp/Blh family beta-carotene 15,15'-dioxygenase codes for MGSNISINYQNFKIFFTFFLIWVSIQFGDVVEDYIGYLLVISIGILHGANDLLILSIRQKVKILDKKNLIIYLSIVFICFLLFFIQPFLSICLFILISSYHFGEEHFNLKFKLNWWFELFFYSAYGLFLFSILFIFNVSDVKEIMLELTGTFFTQKEVISSLIISGILFLSLNAFLILKNKINYLLFLEELFYILLISVVFNTSSLILGFAIYFILWHSIPSILGQIEFISGDFRKKNILFYLKKGFMFWAISIFGLVIMYYIFMDTKLLNTLIFVTLFAVTAPHIWVMYKMKS; via the coding sequence ATGGGTAGTAATATTTCTATAAATTATCAAAATTTTAAGATATTTTTTACGTTTTTCTTGATTTGGGTTAGTATCCAGTTTGGAGACGTTGTTGAAGATTATATTGGTTATTTATTAGTAATATCAATAGGAATTCTTCACGGAGCAAATGATTTATTAATATTATCAATAAGGCAAAAAGTTAAAATTCTCGATAAGAAAAATTTAATTATCTATTTGAGCATTGTCTTTATTTGTTTTCTGCTCTTTTTTATCCAACCCTTTCTTTCTATTTGTCTTTTTATTTTAATTAGTTCTTATCACTTTGGAGAAGAACATTTTAATTTAAAATTTAAATTAAATTGGTGGTTTGAACTATTTTTTTATTCAGCTTACGGCTTATTTTTATTTTCAATACTTTTTATCTTTAACGTAAGCGATGTTAAAGAAATCATGCTTGAATTAACAGGTACTTTTTTCACCCAAAAAGAAGTTATATCCTCATTAATTATAAGTGGAATTTTATTTTTATCATTAAACGCATTTTTAATACTAAAGAATAAGATAAATTATTTACTTTTTTTAGAGGAACTTTTTTATATCTTATTAATATCGGTTGTATTTAATACTTCTTCTTTAATTTTAGGGTTTGCAATTTATTTTATTTTGTGGCATTCCATTCCTTCAATTTTGGGGCAAATTGAATTTATTTCTGGGGATTTTAGAAAAAAGAATATTTTATTTTACTTAAAAAAAGGATTTATGTTTTGGGCTATTAGCATTTTTGGTCTTGTTATTATGTATTATATTTTTATGGATACGAAGTTACTTAATACACTTATTTTCGTGACCCTTTTTGCAGTAACTGCACCTCATATCTGGGTAATGTATAAAATGAAAAGTTAA
- the yaaA gene encoding peroxide stress protein YaaA: MKIIISPAKSLDFESNVPTSLHTQPRFLEQSEKLNKKLKTLSKKKLSDLMKISDDLAALNYERNQTWETPFTKENAKQAIYAFTGAVFQGIDVQTLPEEKIPLLQENLRILSGLYGLLKPLDLIQPYRLEMGTRLKVGTKDNLYKFWDDAVAKALNDELTDDELLVNLASTEYFKVIPKKVLKVDMITPVFKDFKNGEYKTIMTYAKMARGYMVRYIIDNNVKTIEDLKGFNVEKYRFSEELSNGNELVFTR; this comes from the coding sequence ATGAAAATCATTATATCTCCAGCTAAATCGTTAGATTTTGAAAGCAACGTACCTACAAGTTTGCATACACAGCCTCGTTTTTTAGAGCAATCAGAAAAACTGAATAAAAAACTAAAAACACTTTCTAAAAAGAAGTTATCAGATTTAATGAAGATTTCTGATGATTTGGCTGCTTTAAATTACGAACGCAATCAAACTTGGGAAACGCCTTTTACTAAAGAAAACGCAAAACAAGCAATTTATGCCTTTACTGGCGCAGTTTTTCAAGGAATTGATGTACAAACTTTACCCGAAGAAAAAATTCCTTTATTGCAAGAAAACCTACGAATTTTATCAGGTTTATATGGTTTGTTAAAACCTTTAGATTTAATTCAGCCTTACAGATTAGAAATGGGCACGCGTTTAAAAGTGGGCACAAAAGACAATTTATATAAATTTTGGGACGATGCTGTTGCCAAAGCTTTAAATGATGAATTAACTGATGACGAATTATTAGTAAATTTAGCAAGCACAGAATATTTTAAAGTAATTCCTAAAAAAGTTTTAAAGGTTGATATGATTACTCCTGTTTTTAAAGATTTTAAAAACGGAGAATATAAAACAATTATGACCTATGCAAAAATGGCACGTGGTTATATGGTTCGTTATATAATTGATAACAATGTTAAAACAATCGAAGATTTAAAAGGTTTTAACGTAGAGAAATATCGTTTTTCTGAAGAATTATCTAATGGAAACGAATTGGTTTTTACGAGATAA
- a CDS encoding DUF2914 domain-containing protein produces MRKILIKYKKSKLHYFVEKHQKYAPILFFMAGFTWDSLTLGRIDRLYDIVILCTYMTLLTISIYLYNLVGSEKWNNKFVQKYGHYLPLAIQFFLGGLSSAYVIYFSRSVSLSKTATFFVILILLFIANEFLRKRISNKYLQFGFYFFVNFTFLSFFLPVILKEMSTAIFLVSGALSLLTTLFLIILIYKSSISAQTEIVKWKMLSMIISIYILINVLYFLKLIPPVPLALDKGLVAYDIKKNATTYKVTYEVDEWYLFWRDHKADFNKQTNSPVYVFTSVFAPTDLKKKIYHRWKWFDKNMDAWQTVDKIGYEIVGGRDNGFRGFTFKNNVRAGEWKVEVITEEELVLGVVDFNININSDTEKAKVITRTF; encoded by the coding sequence ATGAGAAAAATATTAATAAAATATAAAAAAAGTAAGTTGCATTATTTTGTTGAAAAACATCAAAAATATGCACCAATTTTATTTTTTATGGCTGGTTTTACTTGGGATTCTCTCACATTAGGTAGAATTGACAGATTGTATGATATTGTGATTCTCTGCACATACATGACTTTATTAACCATTAGTATTTATTTGTATAATTTGGTTGGATCAGAAAAATGGAATAATAAATTTGTACAGAAATATGGGCATTATTTGCCTTTAGCGATTCAGTTTTTTTTAGGGGGATTGTCAAGTGCCTACGTTATTTATTTTTCAAGAAGTGTGTCACTTTCAAAAACAGCCACTTTTTTTGTGATTTTGATATTACTCTTTATTGCAAACGAATTTTTACGCAAAAGAATCTCAAATAAATATTTACAATTCGGCTTTTACTTTTTTGTGAATTTTACATTTTTAAGTTTCTTTTTACCAGTTATTCTAAAAGAAATGAGCACTGCAATTTTTTTAGTTTCTGGAGCATTAAGTTTACTAACGACCTTGTTTTTAATAATACTTATATACAAATCGAGCATTTCTGCACAAACCGAAATTGTAAAATGGAAAATGTTAAGCATGATTATATCCATCTATATATTGATAAATGTCTTGTACTTTTTAAAATTGATTCCACCAGTTCCTTTAGCATTAGACAAAGGGTTGGTTGCGTATGATATTAAGAAAAATGCAACAACTTATAAAGTTACTTATGAAGTTGATGAGTGGTATTTATTTTGGAGAGATCATAAAGCAGATTTTAATAAACAAACAAATAGTCCTGTGTATGTGTTTACCTCGGTTTTTGCACCAACAGATTTAAAGAAGAAAATTTATCATAGGTGGAAATGGTTTGATAAAAACATGGATGCTTGGCAAACTGTCGATAAAATTGGATACGAAATTGTGGGAGGAAGAGATAATGGGTTTAGAGGTTTTACCTTTAAAAATAATGTGAGAGCAGGTGAGTGGAAGGTTGAGGTAATTACTGAAGAAGAACTTGTTTTAGGGGTTGTCGATTTTAATATCAACATAAATTCTGATACTGAAAAGGCAAAAGTTATTACACGAACTTTTTAG
- a CDS encoding leucine-rich repeat domain-containing protein produces MKKIVRGILSTPLKICGFLTILIGIAVAILTFGYLIILCLYFIVIGLTLYLIDFLLKQNLSNKQIFKISQISLTIIYLLFSAWTYLKWQEQNEIKFPKEFSGEAGIIFGIENYPELTKTEFWTKKIIIPKNGILITSTKVEEIPSTLQFYIGNEKIKDYRKVDWNPNFEFDCIVNDNKIKAWLFTINDSKQKNVRKKITELCNEINNDKVSSSYKSNNSIILSDKKGKYLWLQNKGLTSLPNDLGELDIYKVILTGNDLTEIPSQVFEINSLENLVVAVNPIKDFPCELNRLKSLKSISIAKTEITEINCDLSKLDSLEHFDISRNNINNLPNEIKNIPNLKWLSLNGNSFTNLSFIDKQLKNLETLYLYTNNINELGNETKYLYNLKELLIFDNQIEEIPENIGDLINLQKLEIWNNPIKSISANISKLTNLRTLSIDDDHLTKKDKENLRNWLPNCEISYQTRSDK; encoded by the coding sequence ATGAAAAAAATCGTCAGAGGAATATTATCAACACCATTGAAAATTTGTGGATTTCTAACAATCTTAATCGGAATTGCAGTTGCGATTCTAACTTTTGGATACTTAATAATTCTATGTTTATATTTTATTGTAATTGGACTTACTCTTTATTTAATTGACTTTCTTCTTAAACAAAATTTAAGCAATAAACAGATTTTTAAAATTAGTCAAATCAGTTTAACCATTATTTATTTGTTATTTTCAGCTTGGACTTATTTAAAATGGCAAGAACAGAATGAAATTAAATTCCCAAAAGAATTTAGTGGAGAAGCAGGGATAATTTTCGGAATTGAGAATTACCCAGAACTAACTAAAACTGAATTTTGGACTAAAAAAATTATAATTCCCAAAAACGGAATTTTAATTACTTCAACCAAAGTCGAGGAAATTCCAAGTACATTGCAATTTTACATCGGAAATGAAAAAATAAAAGATTATAGAAAAGTAGATTGGAATCCAAATTTTGAATTTGATTGTATAGTTAATGACAATAAAATTAAAGCGTGGTTATTTACAATTAACGATTCAAAACAAAAAAATGTAAGAAAAAAAATTACCGAACTTTGCAATGAAATTAATAATGATAAAGTTTCAAGCAGTTACAAAAGCAACAATTCTATTATTTTATCAGACAAAAAAGGCAAATACTTATGGCTTCAGAATAAAGGTTTAACTTCATTACCAAACGATTTAGGAGAACTTGACATTTATAAGGTAATATTAACTGGAAATGACTTAACAGAAATTCCAAGCCAAGTTTTTGAAATAAATTCTCTGGAAAATTTAGTTGTTGCAGTAAACCCAATAAAAGATTTTCCTTGTGAACTTAACAGGTTAAAAAGTCTTAAAAGCATTTCAATTGCAAAAACAGAAATTACTGAAATCAATTGCGATTTATCTAAATTAGATAGTTTAGAACATTTTGACATCTCAAGAAATAATATAAATAATTTACCAAACGAGATTAAAAATATACCTAATCTAAAATGGCTTTCTTTGAATGGTAATTCATTTACTAATTTGTCATTTATAGATAAACAGCTTAAGAATTTAGAAACACTTTATTTGTACACAAACAATATTAATGAGTTAGGAAATGAAACTAAATATTTATATAATCTAAAAGAACTTTTGATTTTTGACAATCAAATTGAGGAAATCCCAGAAAATATTGGAGACTTGATTAATTTACAAAAACTGGAAATATGGAACAATCCAATTAAGTCAATTTCTGCAAATATTAGTAAATTAACCAACTTAAGAACATTGAGTATTGATGATGATCATCTCACTAAAAAAGACAAAGAAAATTTGAGAAATTGGTTGCCCAATTGTGAAATAAGTTATCAAACAAGAAGTGATAAATAA
- a CDS encoding RluA family pseudouridine synthase, with protein MQENISQDTDSDDLYEHYRFTASEGQEPLRVDKFLMNFIENATRNKVQQAAKAGNVLVNEVAVKSNHKVKPKDVVRVVLAYPPAENLLVAEDIPLDIVFEDDTVIVVNKPAGMVVHPGHGNYSGTLVNGLIHHIENLPTNSNERPGLVHRIDKDTSGLLVVAKTEFAMAHLSKQFFDRTTERLYYALVWGNIEDDEGTIEGNIGRSLKNRLQMAVFPEGDFGKHAVTHFKVLERLTYVTLVQCKLETGRTHQIRAHFKHIGHTLFNDERYGGDAVLKGTTFTKYKQFVQNCFKVLPRQALHAKTLGFTHPITGEFMQFNSDVPADIVECLEKWRTYSEHSKDVELE; from the coding sequence GTGCAAGAAAATATTTCTCAAGATACAGATAGTGACGATTTATATGAACATTATAGATTTACAGCTAGTGAAGGGCAAGAACCTTTAAGAGTTGATAAATTTTTGATGAATTTTATAGAAAATGCCACCAGAAACAAAGTACAACAAGCTGCAAAGGCTGGTAATGTTTTGGTGAATGAGGTTGCTGTAAAATCGAATCATAAAGTAAAGCCAAAAGATGTTGTGAGAGTGGTTTTGGCATATCCACCAGCAGAAAATTTATTGGTTGCAGAAGATATTCCTTTAGATATTGTTTTTGAAGATGATACTGTAATTGTAGTGAATAAACCTGCAGGAATGGTTGTGCATCCAGGTCATGGAAATTATTCTGGAACCTTGGTAAATGGCTTAATTCATCATATAGAAAACTTGCCTACAAACAGTAATGAACGTCCAGGTTTGGTGCATAGAATTGATAAAGACACCAGTGGTTTATTAGTGGTTGCAAAAACCGAATTTGCCATGGCACATTTATCGAAACAATTTTTCGATAGAACTACAGAGCGTTTGTATTATGCTTTGGTTTGGGGAAATATCGAAGATGATGAAGGAACCATTGAAGGAAATATTGGTAGAAGTTTAAAAAACCGTTTGCAAATGGCTGTATTTCCTGAGGGCGATTTTGGCAAACATGCAGTTACTCACTTTAAAGTTTTAGAACGTTTAACCTACGTAACTTTAGTGCAGTGTAAGTTAGAAACTGGAAGAACGCACCAAATTAGAGCGCATTTTAAACATATTGGTCATACACTTTTTAATGACGAAAGATATGGAGGAGATGCAGTTTTAAAAGGAACTACCTTTACCAAATACAAGCAATTTGTACAGAACTGTTTTAAGGTGTTACCAAGACAAGCTTTACACGCCAAAACATTAGGTTTTACACATCCAATAACTGGCGAATTTATGCAGTTTAATTCTGATGTTCCTGCTGATATAGTTGAGTGTTTAGAAAAATGGAGAACTTATAGTGAGCATTCTAAAGATGTGGAGTTAGAGTAG
- a CDS encoding PASTA domain-containing protein, with translation MSILQFLKSKSFFKQIAIAIVGFVLLFFVLKFWLNVTTNHDQKIQVPDLHKLTISEAQRKLNELNLDFKVIDSASYNPEYPKRSVIEQSPEGGEFVKEKRKIYLTLNPSKYRDITIPDLNGRTKRQAESELQAIGFIVGTDYTYVRDIGLDVVRGLRHKGKIINPNDKLPKNSIIELVLGDGNR, from the coding sequence ATGAGTATTCTTCAGTTTTTAAAAAGCAAGTCGTTTTTTAAACAAATCGCCATTGCAATTGTAGGTTTTGTCCTTTTATTTTTCGTTTTAAAATTTTGGTTAAATGTAACTACAAATCACGATCAAAAGATTCAAGTACCTGATTTACATAAGCTAACTATTAGCGAAGCTCAAAGAAAACTAAACGAACTAAATTTAGATTTTAAAGTAATTGATAGCGCAAGTTACAATCCTGAATATCCTAAAAGATCTGTGATTGAGCAAAGTCCTGAAGGTGGAGAATTTGTAAAAGAAAAGCGTAAAATTTACTTGACGTTAAATCCATCAAAATACAGAGATATTACAATTCCTGATTTAAATGGACGTACAAAAAGGCAAGCAGAATCTGAATTACAAGCCATTGGTTTTATTGTGGGTACAGATTATACGTATGTAAGAGATATTGGTTTGGATGTTGTAAGAGGTTTACGCCACAAAGGAAAAATTATAAATCCGAATGATAAATTGCCTAAAAATTCGATTATTGAGTTGGTTTTGGGTGATGGGAATAGGTAG
- a CDS encoding D-alanine--D-alanine ligase, protein MKKNIAIIMGGYSSEVHISLKSGNVVYNHLNREKYTPFRVHILKEKWVVLDDDDTEYEINKNNFTFLKGITNTKFDCVFNAIHGNPGENGMILAYLELLNIPHTSAPFYQMALTFNKRDTLSVVKEYGIKTAISVYLNKGDVINADEIIAKVGLPCFIKPNNAGSSYGISKAYTKEEVLKGIETAYKEDSSILIESFLNGTEVSVGVIQYKGEIKVLPITEIVSENDFFDYEAKYEGKSQEITPARISPEEKSRVEAVAKKVYQALNMRGFTRAEYIFVNDEPHFLEINTVPGMTLQSILPQQAAVAGISLYELFENAIEMALK, encoded by the coding sequence ATGAAAAAAAATATTGCCATAATCATGGGCGGCTATTCGTCTGAAGTTCACATTTCTTTAAAAAGTGGAAATGTAGTGTATAACCATTTAAATAGAGAGAAATATACTCCTTTTAGAGTCCATATTTTAAAAGAAAAATGGGTGGTTTTAGATGATGATGATACAGAATATGAAATTAATAAAAACAATTTCACATTTCTAAAAGGTATTACAAATACTAAATTTGATTGTGTTTTTAATGCGATTCACGGAAATCCTGGCGAAAATGGAATGATTTTAGCATATTTAGAGTTGCTAAATATTCCACATACTTCTGCGCCTTTTTATCAAATGGCATTAACGTTTAATAAAAGAGATACGTTAAGTGTGGTAAAAGAATATGGCATTAAAACTGCAATTTCTGTATATTTAAATAAAGGTGATGTTATCAATGCTGATGAAATTATTGCAAAAGTTGGCTTGCCTTGTTTTATAAAACCAAACAACGCAGGTTCAAGTTACGGAATTTCAAAAGCCTATACTAAAGAAGAAGTTTTAAAGGGAATTGAAACTGCTTATAAAGAAGATTCGTCCATTTTAATTGAATCTTTTTTAAACGGAACTGAAGTTTCTGTAGGTGTTATTCAATATAAAGGTGAAATAAAAGTATTGCCAATTACAGAAATTGTTTCAGAAAATGATTTTTTTGATTATGAAGCAAAATACGAAGGAAAATCCCAAGAAATTACACCAGCTAGAATTTCACCCGAAGAAAAAAGTAGGGTAGAAGCAGTTGCCAAAAAAGTATATCAAGCACTAAATATGCGTGGTTTTACAAGAGCAGAATATATTTTTGTGAATGACGAACCTCATTTTTTAGAAATCAACACAGTACCAGGAATGACGTTACAAAGTATTTTGCCTCAACAAGCTGCTGTTGCTGGAATTAGTTTGTATGAGTTGTTTGAAAATGCAATTGAAATGGCTTTAAAATAA
- the coaD gene encoding pantetheine-phosphate adenylyltransferase, with amino-acid sequence MKKAIFPGSFDPITSGHYDVIKRGAKLFDELIIAIGINADKKYMFSLEERKKFIEDCFKDEPNIKVVTYKGLTVDFCQKNDVDFILRGLRNPADFEFEKAIAHTNRDLAPIETVFLLTAAKTSYISSSIVRDVIRNNGDYTKLVPKSVRVK; translated from the coding sequence ATGAAAAAAGCAATTTTCCCAGGATCTTTTGATCCGATAACTTCAGGACATTATGATGTTATAAAAAGAGGTGCCAAACTTTTTGATGAACTTATTATTGCTATCGGAATTAATGCCGATAAAAAATACATGTTTTCTCTGGAAGAACGCAAAAAGTTTATCGAAGACTGTTTTAAAGACGAACCCAATATAAAAGTTGTTACGTATAAAGGTTTAACTGTCGATTTTTGCCAAAAAAACGATGTTGATTTTATTTTAAGAGGTTTACGTAATCCAGCAGATTTTGAGTTTGAAAAAGCAATTGCGCACACCAACAGAGATTTAGCACCTATAGAAACTGTGTTTTTATTAACGGCTGCAAAAACGTCTTACATTTCATCATCAATAGTAAGAGATGTAATCAGAAATAATGGCGATTACACCAAATTAGTTCCTAAAAGTGTTCGTGTAAAATAA
- a CDS encoding M14 family metallopeptidase yields MKKILLLFTFLLIISCNKSSKEKTDFTTLFETSNGTETPEYEAVIDYYKKLSEEYSQISLFSFGQTDSGEPLHLVVYNREGIYNVDEIKKSPKNRILINNGIHPGESDGIDASMMLLRDIVQNDSLKSKYENSIICVIPVYNIGGSLNRNSHSRANQNGPLEYGFRGNARNYDLNRDFIKQDTKNAAAFAEIFHTVNPDVFVDNHVSNGADYQYALTHLFTQHNKLGGNLGSFLQNEMRPQIEKSLQEKGIIITPYVNVWGNTPEAGFSQFFDSPRYSTGYTTLFNTLGLMVETHMLKPYKIRVEQTYELLFSTFDFAEKNSKKIKDLRAKAVDKILAKKKYPIQFLVDKENYRTLNFKGYEGEMIDSKVTNGKRLFYDKNKPFEKEVNYYDEFTATKEITIPNAYILPKGWHDIVERLNNNNIEYTKFEKDTIILVTVNHIKDFETRNSAYEGHYLHYNTSIVASIENINFKKGDLYIPTNQNGVRYLLETLEAEATDSFFNWNFFDTILQQKEGYSAYVFEDVAAQLLAENGALKKEFEEKLTTDEGFAKNPRAQLDFIYKNSPNYEQAHLRLPVFKIY; encoded by the coding sequence ATGAAAAAAATACTTTTATTATTTACTTTTTTACTCATCATTTCTTGCAACAAATCATCTAAAGAAAAAACAGATTTTACCACACTTTTTGAAACTTCAAACGGAACTGAAACTCCAGAATACGAAGCTGTAATTGACTATTATAAAAAACTAAGTGAAGAATATTCGCAAATTTCTTTATTTTCTTTCGGACAAACCGATTCAGGAGAACCTTTGCATTTGGTGGTGTATAACAGAGAAGGAATTTACAATGTTGATGAGATTAAAAAATCGCCAAAAAACAGAATTCTAATTAATAACGGAATTCATCCAGGAGAATCTGATGGAATTGATGCTTCTATGATGCTTTTACGCGATATAGTTCAAAATGATTCTTTAAAATCAAAATACGAAAACTCAATCATTTGTGTAATTCCTGTGTACAATATTGGTGGTTCTTTAAATAGAAATTCGCACTCAAGAGCCAATCAAAATGGTCCTTTGGAATACGGTTTTAGAGGAAATGCCAGGAATTACGATTTAAATAGAGATTTTATAAAACAAGACACCAAAAATGCAGCTGCTTTTGCAGAAATATTTCATACTGTAAATCCGGATGTTTTTGTGGATAATCATGTGAGTAATGGCGCAGATTATCAATATGCACTAACACATTTGTTTACGCAACATAATAAATTGGGTGGTAATTTAGGTTCTTTTTTACAAAACGAAATGCGTCCTCAAATTGAAAAATCTTTGCAGGAAAAAGGCATCATCATAACTCCTTATGTAAATGTTTGGGGAAATACACCAGAAGCAGGTTTTTCTCAGTTTTTCGATTCGCCAAGATATTCTACAGGCTACACAACTCTGTTTAACACTTTAGGGTTAATGGTAGAAACACACATGTTAAAACCGTATAAAATTAGAGTGGAACAAACCTATGAATTGTTGTTTTCTACGTTTGATTTTGCTGAAAAAAACTCCAAAAAAATCAAAGATTTACGAGCAAAAGCAGTCGATAAAATTTTAGCAAAGAAAAAGTATCCAATTCAGTTTTTGGTGGATAAAGAAAATTACAGAACCTTAAACTTTAAAGGGTATGAAGGTGAAATGATTGATAGCAAAGTAACCAATGGAAAACGTTTGTTTTATGATAAAAATAAGCCGTTTGAAAAAGAGGTAAATTATTATGATGAGTTTACAGCAACCAAAGAAATTACCATTCCAAATGCATATATTTTACCAAAAGGTTGGCATGATATTGTGGAGCGATTAAACAACAATAACATAGAATATACCAAATTTGAAAAGGATACTATAATTTTAGTTACAGTAAATCATATCAAAGATTTTGAGACAAGAAATTCGGCTTATGAAGGGCATTATTTGCATTATAACACGTCTATTGTAGCATCTATTGAAAACATCAACTTTAAAAAAGGCGATTTGTACATTCCTACCAATCAAAATGGTGTTCGTTATTTGTTAGAAACGTTGGAAGCAGAAGCCACAGATTCGTTTTTTAATTGGAATTTTTTCGATACTATTTTACAGCAAAAAGAAGGTTATTCTGCCTATGTTTTTGAAGATGTTGCAGCACAATTATTAGCTGAAAACGGAGCGCTTAAAAAAGAATTTGAAGAAAAATTAACGACAGATGAAGGTTTTGCGAAAAATCCAAGAGCGCAATTAGATTTTATTTATAAAAATTCGCCAAATTATGAACAAGCACATTTACGTTTGCCTGTTTTTAAAATTTATTAA